DNA sequence from the Glycine soja cultivar W05 chromosome 18, ASM419377v2, whole genome shotgun sequence genome:
TAAAGATAACCCATTCATAAAATTGTCAgtgaaaaataagtaatttcagAGGATCtgataatattattcatatgaAGAGGCTTTCAGGTAAAATGCTTACCTCGCAATATGCTGCCTCTGTATGGCAGCTCCATTTTGAAGTTGGAACGCAAGACAGATAATGGCACCAGGAGCAGTGATCATTTGCATCAACACCACGGAGAAGGGCAACCAGCCCAACAGAAAGCCTGTCACATTAGACAATTTAACATAGACAAAACAAGTGGTCAAAATGAAAGatggataaaaggaaaagcaAGAATACAAATAAGATGATGGAGTAGGCAGAAGTCAATCATGCACAAAATTGAATTTCGTATATACAAGCATATTTACATTAATGAAGGATAGATCTATTTCAGCATCAATCTTGGGTTGGTTTGCTTGgtgaaaaaacaaaatgtttcAGGAAATCCTAGCTACTGCAGTGGTTTGATCCAACTTGAACTAGCTTTTTAGGATCCAAGGAGAAAAGAGCTAAAGAGGATGAGCTCATCATTGGGCTTGGAATACCTATGAGGGAAAGAGTAAAGAGACACAAGGAACATTTAGAGGTGATCATTATCAACACACTACAATCTCAAGGCAAACTGAGAGAAGAGAGCTCAAGATGGTGCACTTGATTCAAGTGGaagaaggcccaaactaataaTGCACCAACATGGGCTTGCAACctaattttttacttaattttatttaagtgtCTTTGCattgattttaattgtaataaatGATGAGCTGGTTTAATGCTAATTAGGAGTCCAATTTTTAATTCTGGATTAATTTCTTTtcagtttaatttaaataataatttgggCCTTAAGCTTGTTTGGACCTTAAACCTGTTTGGACCTTTTgcttttgtttcttaaaattagGTTTAGCCTCTTTGTGTGACCACCACTTTGGACTAAActctataaatagagatgtaatccTTTCATTTTCAGAGTTGAATAATATTTGAGGTTTACTCCATTGAGTGAGTAGAGCATTGGCTCCTCTTTTTAGTTCTTGGATTAGAACATCCTTTGAATCTTATCAAAGGTTCCCATACCTTTGTGGTGATTCCACGCTTGGTTTATCACTCTCCTAGAGTGTGGtgccttctttttcatttcctgtctttttcatcttttctatttcttttcttctttcaatcATCTTGTTCTTGTTTGCGCCATTGATATAACTGTTTTAAATTCCTTTGTGCTAATTTCAACTCTTCTACCttcatcttttgttttatttctataatttcTTATTACAAGATGACCAATATGACTCCAACAACACACATAAGGAGATAACTACAACAACACCTGAGCATTATTTTCCTGGTCTATTTGATGATTAATACTATAGTATCAAAACTGTCATTATTTCTACAACTACTTCAGTTGAGAATTCctcacatttttaaaatatcttgagTAACTAAGAAATCAAGTTTCTATTGCAATCAACAACAGAGCATGCCTCCTCCCTAGATGTGTGTGTAGAGTTCCACCAACGACACATCCTATGTACATGATATAATCTGCTAGTAACTTTAAGACCAAGGTCAAAGCTTCTTTTCAATCTTTATTTTAAGACAGATTTCTCATTATATTTGGTGACATTTTATCTTCTATATAACCCCAACCAACAATAACGAGTGAGTATAAAATAGACCAGCTTTACAAGATAAAGGAAGAACCATCTATCATTGTATGCTTCCTGTTATGATCTGTTATGCAGAACTTTTACGTAAGTTTTGTTACCAAAACCCTATGATCTAGTAATTGTTTCAATACTATAAGCCTAAATTTCCAAAATCCAAATAACTCATTTCATTAGTGCCACTTGCAATCATTTTGAGTTCTCTCTAGCCCTCAGAGACTCAAGTAGAAATAGCAGTTGGTCTTTGCAAAATTTCATATAACTACTATATCTTCTTAGTAGtatcaagaaaaattattttaaaaataattgcaaAACTGTTACTAAGTACTTAGAATCATGAAACTGAGTTTTAATATAAAGTAAATGTAACAGAGGACTTTGATgggtttaatatgtttttagatTCTGCCTAAAGCAAATAACTTGGTTTCTCATGTTATATGTATTTCTCTTTTAGTATAGTAGAAACTGAATTCAAAACCTCTTACTTGAGGTAAACCAAAACTGCATCTACCCCAACTACTTAAGGAATGTCCAAGTTTCATGTTATATGTCAACAGGGTTAAATATGTTCAAGTCTCTCCTTACATCATACATTAGCAAGAAAAACTTGATCTCAGAAAAAAAGCGACACTTCAAAAAATGCTTACCCAACAACTAGAATGATCAGGGAGAGGACCCACAAGATGCACTGATATTTCTTGAATTTAGGCTTGGATCGTCCTGGAGAATAATTTAGGGGAGCATATCGTTGGTTAACCCATCCAAACTGGGGACGTATCAAAAACACAAATCCGAGAAGAAATCCAGTAAGAAAGCCTCCAATATGAGCAAAATTGTCCACGTGTGGGAGAATTCCAACTGCTAgattgataacaatgatgatcaCAAGGGTGAGGAGTGCTGCTAGCTTCACATGAAAAGAAAATCTTGATTGTCAGTAGGTTGCTTTTAAAAGCATGATCTTTCCTTTTGAAACACTCAGTTGCAAATGAGAAATTTATTAAGCACCTTGTTATCATATATAGACCAGTTAGTAATGAGTTCTGAAAGCATGCCTCCCAGCAAGCCGAAAAGTGCACCAGAAGCACCAACAGAGATGTTTGACTGGATAAACAGAGCAGAAAGCAAACTCCCCCCAAATCCAGATATGAAAAATAGCAGTCCAATAAGCACTGTTGTACAAGTATGCAAGAATCAGTTTACAGCAAAAACCAGGCAAGCAATAACatcacacacaaaaataaaacctCTCAGAAGAAAAACTGCAGTCTAAAAGGGATAATCTTTGGtgtcatttttatctatttaccAGACAGACAATAAGTAGTACAGCTTCCTCAAATCagatttttaaatgttaatttaaaaGTTCTGTGTTTAAGTCTATGAGAGGCTACCATGTTTTTCACTTTAACCAACTATCAATTACTATGTAGGCTACCTTCAGTTGTGTTTGTTGACACATTTTCCTATTTCAGAATAAAGTATCAATTTATTACTGTCCAGTAAGTTTTATCTATGTACTTTTCaactcaaaagtcaaaaccttagAGAGTACAAAAGTTTCAGCAAACAGAAGAACTCTTAGCAGAAAAACCACAAACCTCTACTTCTGTCACTGGCATATGTTATTTACTACAAGATTTAAACAAATGTTAGGCCACCCTATAATGAATACCACAATTTGGTTCAAGTCCCTATAAAATATCAGTTTTGGTTTGTGttccttatttttaaaaagcagTCCATTTTGGTTCTTGAGTTCTTGTCATTAGTAGTACTTAATGGATCTATGATAACAGAAAAGACCAAAAGTGCTCACTTTTAAAAGCTAAGAGACAAAAATCAACACTCATATTTTAGAGAGACTAGgtctaaaaccaaaatttagtgcaggaccaaaaatatatttgatactATGAAACAAGCCTTAATCATGAATATGTCACACATACCAAACCCAAATTCTTGCTCAAGCCGAATTCCAATGACTAGAATACCCAACATATTTGCCAACAGATGGAAAACCCCAGCATGTAGCCACATACAGGTAACGAGGCGCCAGCCTTGGTGTTTGTGAACCACTCTGCTCACATCAAGAGCCCCCATCTTTTGCAGCCTGAACAACAAAAAAACCCCACTTGTTCAATACCAGTAACAGTCAATTTCGAAATCCAAATTTCCCATCCGATGATTAAAACCACTCATAAGAAACATCCATAAATTTCAGTCCCAACTATCACATACTATTACCATTTcaacatcaccaccaccaccactaataggtaataataaatttacaaatttatataatatataaaaacttcgtaccccattgcccagaggctcttcgctatgcgaaggtatggagGTTATAATAATAAACACCGCCTATGGTATCGTAGTCGGTCTCAAACCCAAAGAAAGAGGGTTGTGTTATGCCATCAGcagccaaaataaaacatatacagTACCTAACATAGATTACTGTCTTTAACGGGGTTGAATGATGTCGTGTGATCCATGTAGCTGACTTCATCTAGTAGGATAAACTTTAATCCTTGATTTTTATTAAGTAACTACCATATTTCTCCACATTTTCTATTTAACTTCCTCTCTCTCCTATGTAGTTAACAACACACTTTCAtttcctcttttattttatttttaaaaaaaaatagagaagcaCAGGGCACCTCTCTCTCCCATGCTCTTAATAATCATTGTGAAAATGCAAccatgaattaaaattttaaaactataactGAAATTAACATTAAACATATATTTGCAAAGTAAACTAAAAGCAAAatcagatataaaaaaaaagtactaaaatcttcaaaatatagctaataataatagtagtaaaAATAGTACCAAACAGCAATTACAACCACAACATCAAGGTTTTCAGGTCCCATCGTGACTTCAATTGCAGCTGCAAGGATGATTGCGGTCACAATTTGTCCACAATATCAATGATCACCATAAAACAACcacaattaaaaataaggtACAATAATCCATAAATTtatcatcaattaattaatcactCAATTATAGAACAACACTTTAAAACAAAACACTTAGTCATTTTTCGAAAACCTTttcagcaaaaataaaataataattataattatttacccCAAATAAACTTAAACAAATTCACAACAACAATAGCAACAATACAAGAACTCACGTCAACGAAGAAGGGCCCAAGAGGGGGTTTTCTTTGAAGGGCTGGAAGGAGAAGCGACCCAAGAAGGAGGCAATGCAGGAGACAGAGTTACGCGGGCAGTTATTGACATACATAGTGATCGCAAACATAGCGACGTTGGCAACCACAAAGAGAGGTATCAGCCAAGCAAACCATTTTCTGTAATGCTTCACTCCCTCCTCCTCTCTGGGGTACTGAACCGGAACCGCCGTGGCCACGGGGTGCACCATGGTGGTGCCGCCTCTCTTGGAGTTGACCCTCAGGTGGATCTCCAACGGCCGTGGTGGCTCTCCGGACATGGAGAGGAATGTGgatttgctaagagttttttgGATGGATGAGTCTTGAGGATGATGTAAGGATTTAAGAAGGGGGTTGTGGTTTGTGGAGGTTTAGCTCAACTACTTTAGGTGGACTTTTTCGACATTCTAATTTGTTTTAGTTTATCTAATCTTTTGATGAggaattttttaatacatagttttttttgtttttttttttagtttctagtcTGGGGAGGAATTTTGGGAAAATGGGATAGGGTGGCCAGGGAAGCAGGATAGAGAAAGTTCTGAATTCAAAAACCATTATCTCtcatattgaaaattaaaaaagataggCTATATCTTGTTTTATTTCACTCCACCaatcattttagaattttatattTCCCTTTCATATattcttcttttaattattttttttaaccaaaggTATCTTATGTTTCTAACACCTTAGCTAAGGAATTCAAGTACAGAATAATTAGtaccaataattttttatcttttttaatttaatttaaatactacAACATTATGCATATGctgtagtataatttttttatttcctttttttttatataaattggatCTTTGGAATGagagaatttttaatttgtcattttttaaattgtttaagaACATTATCATTGTTTAAtgagagttttaaaaaaaaatatacaagatcatttttagatattttacttaattccttatttctttttatatgttaattttattgtttttagttctaaattgaatttaatattttttaacagatgtcaataatttaaaaaacttttatgtGATCTTtgaacaactttttgaaatatgTTCGCAAATGTTTGTAAGCTTTTTGGAAGAATAGATGACTACCTTGGAAAAGTTGACTACCTTGTATATTGTTGACAGATTGACTAAGTCTGCTCATTTCATTCCCATTAATATCAGATTTTCCTTGGAAAAGTTGACTACCTTGTATATAAGTGAGGTTGTCAGGTTACATGATGTGCCATCTAGCATAGTATCTGATAGAGATCCTAGATTTACCTCTAGGTTTTGGGAGAGCTTGAACAGAGCGTTGGGAACCAAGCTTAGACTAAGTTCAGCCTACCATCCTCAGACTGATGGCCAAACTGAATGGACCATTCAGTCGTTGGAGGACCTTTTAAGAGCATCTGTCTTAGAGCAGAAGGGAAGCTGGGAGAGTTTTCTTCCATTGATAGAGTTCACTTATAACAACAGTTTTCATTCTACCATTGGCATGGCTCCCTATGAAGCTttgtatggtagaaggtgtAGAACACCTCTATGTTGGTTAGAGCCCGGAGAAGGCCTCACCTTAGGAAAGGATGAGAACTACTCAGAGTAGGCAGAAAAGTTATCATGATAAGAGGAGGAAAGATCTGGAATTcgaggttggtgatcatgtattcttgagagtcactccatggactggggttggtcgagcattgaaatcccgaaaactcacacctcgctttattggtcctttccaaattcttaagAAAGTTGGCCCTGTGGCATACCAAATTCCACTACCCCCGTCtctttctaatcttcacaatgtctttcatgtgtctcaactcCGTAAGTATATCCGTGATCCATCCCATGTGATTGAATTGGATGATGTGCAAGTGAAGGAGaatttgacatatgaaacattgcctttgaggatcgaggataggcgaacaaaacACCTAAGAGGGAAAGAGATTATGTTGGTCAAGGTGATCTGGGGAGGTGCATCAGGAGAAGATGCCACGTGGGAATTAGAAAGTAAGATGCGAGAAGCTCACCCATCCTTGTTTGAGTAAGGTAAATTTCGAGGacgaaatttctaaaagggtgggagagttgtaacaccctgatatatatatatatatatatatatatatatatatatatatatatatattagtaattatgtttgatgtttgattatttgttgcattattttcatccataattatttttaaggaagttaatttagttaatagaggggtgtggatagataaggatctagcttctcaaagaagcctcttgagaaagcttctcaaagaagccacgaggaagcttctaaaggaagcctcttaatgaagcttctagagaaaactacatgaagctgcctcgatAAAAACGTTGTCCAGCCttcgttaactgttggatcttctcaaaatttggtttgtaacttcacaagacacttgtccatgatctgaccgttgggatcttagagaagatgtctggagtgtgctagaagcttccgttcccgagagcatctcttatttaagcatttaagcctttgctttcgtgtagcttaggaaaaatgtcatttcttcttctttctttcttccaaagccatttctaaagttccaagaactttctccatcacccacagccaccattagccaccacaaaccatcattgttctccattgaaaacccacactgagaggaacccttcaaccgaagcggaatcttccaacttggcttgcggttccggtagagaacgaaaaccctaatctgacctttcgttttctttcgaggtaaccatgattctatgcttgtttcttgttagtttcatcttgtctttgcatcttttctgactttggaaccgccattgcatgtcttatgcttcctttgaaaaaccttagagaaaaagactttgtaaacgttatcctttcatgaaatgcatgttattttcgtaacctacactgaaccccggtcacattggcgtggtcgaaATTTCCAAATgacgttcctttgtaaaacccgaaatgctctcagctctttcatgtagtgatgtgggtgtttgacccagagcactgttactagctttgttttctgaaatccatactatGTCTCCTTcattttggcatggtagaggcttgtaTGGAATCGACaagcaaggacaaaaaggaatcttcaagtgacgcgacgaggaatccgcggggtagcacacgataggtaaggggagtttattataaaatttaccgttttaacaccatagttagggtcagggaacctagctatggggatatctgcctgtccctattgcatgctaatttttcttcaaagaaaattacgttttaactaatgggatgcgatatatatatgtattgtgatgaatgatattgttttgggttgtttgaaatgtgttgtttgaagaccgtgcgtgtggaaatgatattgttgtgtttgtttgaattgttgttgatgttgctattgaggattttaattgatatgtgatgataatgataattatgatgatattgatttgagatgatgttgttaataaagaccatgtcaacatgaattgttattattgatgaatatgtgaatatgaaatgaggttgttgttgttgttgataacgtcattgagatgagatgatatttatgttgtgaatgacatggaaatacgatttgttgattgatgttggaaatgcattggcatgtgcatgttgtgtatgttcgtggggggcactgtgcactgacctttcagggtctttggcactagcttttggtcacgttcatacgttggatgttgtgtatggtcgtggggggcactgtgcactgaccttccagggtctttggcactagcttttggccacgatcatacatcgtatgaagtgtatgtcatggggggtagagtgcactgaccttgtcggatggcccagacgtgggtaactaacgtggttagagaatctaatcatttctgaggggatgcttaggcgctttaattggtccatggtctttggcacttacttttggtcgtgatcatagctcatacgacacaggaaatagagtaattgtggccaagtgtactttgtactagggggctgtcacctggtagggaacacctttgggctcccaggttgatcacctatgggaggggggctgttacgtgcacaaccgggtggtctcaacaaactcagcacagttccctaagtaagagtgtcgtgtggacatgcttaggctatttcctgaggtttggttgttggtacataccacattgcatctgagtgttgagtcaggtgcatgcatcattctgtgcagtcttgattgggtccatggatggatgatgaatatttgttggatatgagtgttgaataatgattgttgtgtatgctcatcatgtttgcctatgttccttgctaattgtggttatttggaattggtattggttcttttataataaactcacccttgcaattttgtatcgtgtggttgatacctgtgatgatcacgaaccttgttcgtgggagcagaatgacagtggcagggtgtagggagtaagattctggtgaggagctgccgagccgacgtgatgacgttggcgttattttgggagggAGTTGTGTTTtctaatcaactcctccgtagttggtttttatgttttattttgttgagttaaagatgtaaaactggaatttaaatatatatatataaacatatttaattttcgttatgtgtatgacatgtaccgaattattgtttctatgtaattatgcattatcacttaagtaatggcgtgttgttggatgaatttatgttgtaacAAAATCAcatctattttcataagcaaaaaattaagggagttctttttataaaaaaaattgaaattatcaaatattagagtgtggataccgtagcgacgaggcgggtcgttacactaTGGACACTATGTGCTAGAGATTTTCCTCTTTTAGaagcttttgttcatgaattCCAACAAGTTCTTCAAGAGACATGGTGTCAAGGGTCTTTAAGGATCTCAACACTGTAACCTGCGGTCTCCACTTTCTAGACAAACTTAGAATTTTTCAATATGACCATAATTATCAAAAGTTATAGTTAAAGATATAGTTCGTTTAATATGGTCTAAAAGCgtccaaaaatattttctctgtCTCCACCTTCTTCCACTGTAAACAACTCATACTTACGTGTGAGGAGACTCAGCTTGTTCCTTTTTACCTATAAGGACCCTTCAAACGTTATGGCCAGTGTATCCCACATTTGCTTTACACTTTTGAAGCTATGGCCTTTTGTGTATTCTTCTTCAGATAGAGCACATAGTAGTGAATTGCAAGGTTTAAAGTTGAGTAgaaatctctatttttttataatacatttatttGCTTCTAGGGATCTCATTTAGCTCAGCATCATACAAAATATGATTTCCATTTTCTACAACACCCCTCATGTCAATGTGTACAGGCTCCAAGTATGTTATCATTCTTTCATTCTAGTAGTCATACTTGACACCTTTGAACATGGGTGGTTTGTCGGTAGCATATcctttttccatttctttctttgtctgGATCTTTTCCTCTGTATTGTTAAATACTCAACCCACGAGAGCGAGCTCTGATGCCAACTAAAATAACATATATCACGCTAGAAAGATGGTTAAATAGTGTGTTAGATaaata
Encoded proteins:
- the LOC114397579 gene encoding RHOMBOID-like protein 1, with the translated sequence MSGEPPRPLEIHLRVNSKRGGTTMVHPVATAVPVQYPREEEGVKHYRKWFAWLIPLFVVANVAMFAITMYVNNCPRNSVSCIASFLGRFSFQPFKENPLLGPSSLTLQKMGALDVSRVVHKHQGWRLVTCMWLHAGVFHLLANMLGILVIGIRLEQEFGFVLIGLLFFISGFGGSLLSALFIQSNISVGASGALFGLLGGMLSELITNWSIYDNKLAALLTLVIIIVINLAVGILPHVDNFAHIGGFLTGFLLGFVFLIRPQFGWVNQRYAPLNYSPGRSKPKFKKYQCILWVLSLIILVVGLSVGLVALLRGVDANDHCSWCHYLSCVPTSKWSCHTEAAYCESNQLGNQLNVTCSSTGKFSTYFMENPTSSQIQQLCSQLCS